The window AATTAAAACTCAGGTTTacgggtgcacactctgtacctagattttggggcgtgacaaaaacaGGTGATTAGAATGAGGATTAGATGAGATAGTGTGTTGGTTTTTAAAGCCAAGTacaaaaatattagaaaatgGCTATAAAACCCCTAAAAATGGATTTGTGATAATCACAATTGAATCACCCTTAATCCCACATTATTAGTATTCCATTTCAAAAACAATCTCATGGAGAGAACCATCCCACTAGGCGGCAGACTGGGATTGTATCTCATCTATCTGACTCTCGAAGTTTTGATCCATTGGCCAGATCGTGCTGAAACAGACTAGATTCTCAACCACTACGAGCCTATTTTGCAAGATAGTGTGCTTAAAGGCAAGCAAAATCATGgttaaataaaaaggaaaaagaactcTTGCCATCTGTGTGATTATCCGGCGAACTATGATCTTAAAATAACACCCGATTTACATCCGCTGCATATCTTCTAACGTGTGGATCGACAATCATATAGGGCATAATATATTAACAGTCCCGCTCATTAGATGAGCTGCTAGAAATAgcgtagtgtgtgtgagtgatccagggttcaatccttggtagtgttacctttcaaaaaaaaataaaatccaaagcaTGCTACCAGAGCCCGCTTTGCCATTAAAGATAGTCAATCAGGATTACTCAATGGAGAGGGTTCTTGCCTCTATTTGAAGGAAAGCAATATAGCATGTGTTCTTCTTCTACACAAATAGTCAGAAGTCGACTTCACTTTGTTGGTAATAATATTTTCTTACCATCCAAAAAAGTTAAATTAACAATTAAACAATTTTtttgtggccatccatttgttttgtatgaTGAGGCCCCACCAAAGGTGTTAAAGTGCCCAAATTTTAGCCTGGATTATCTAAacagtgtgtcccacctgatgaaaagcTCAATCTCATGCATAAGCTATATATTTTCAAATGTGGGCAGTACTTCAATGCAAATGTAAAATTAACAAACCTCCAAATAAGGCAGGCACCACTTTAAATAGTGTCGAACGCACATTTTGGCTATTTTTTTGAACTGGGCCTTAAACACTGGGAACCATCTTCGCCATGCTGCGGGACAAAGAAAGATACATTGTTAGATTGATGCATTGCAATAGCAAACTTCACatgaataaaatgaaaagaaacgaGCATGCACAAGAGAGATGGATTTACGTGGTTCGTCATTGTGTGTGACAACAGCCCATTGGAGGAAGACAATCAGAGGATTTCGCTGAAATGCTCGACGAAAAGATGAGGTTCAATTCACTTTGATGGAATACTCATTATCACTAATTTAAGTGGGGATGGAAATAGGCAGGGTCGGATTGGTTTGGGAAGGGCCCAACCAGGCCATTTAGAAGGTATGATACTGTTGATGACCCTCATCGCTGTCTGCTTCTTCCAAtcaaccatctgatgttgatgggCCTTGGTAAGTTTCATCATGGCCAATGAGCAAAGCATTTCAGGTTAATGGGCTTGCAAGATAAAGACACCCACTACAAGAGGCCCTTCCATTGCCATAACATATTTCAAATGAAGTTTCCCTCTCTTTTTGTGACCTGCCCCTAGTGACGAATCTCCTGGCTGACAATCCACACTCACCAAGTGGGTCTGTGAGATCCAGCTTATTCACCTGGTGGACCCTGCTGTGTATGCATCATGGTCCAAGAATCAGTCCCATCCGGCCTTTAGCAGGCCACACATCTATGAAAGaatagattattaaaagaatCAACCAACCAATAGCCTGCATTCAAGATacatttgtggtccacctgatgactagatcggcctgatttttggtccatggcagACACCAAGTGCACCGCAGCTTATGAACAGCTAGGAACTGGCACACACAGGGTGCTTGAGATCTGGACTGTGCTGGCTGAGTATCCATAGCATCTCTTGCTACCAGTAGTCTGTGCAAGAACACAGTCCATTTTCAAACCGATGGAATCTGATTCGATCCCTCACGATTATCACCCTACAAAGCATTCTTGAAACCATCTTCATCCAACAATGGCAATCGCAGCACGTCCGAAGGTTCTTCGAGACCCGGATTTCAGATCTGGGGCCCGTCCTCAGTACTGCAAAGGCAAGCGCCAGCTTCTCACTATGACTATTCAAATTTCCCTCTTTTTCCTCCTCAGACACATCCATCAAAACCAATCCTGTCAAGGGCACGAACCCTTCCGCCTTAATCCGGACCATCAAACCGTCCAACACTCTATAAATCGCATCAGATTCCATGTGCGATCGATCCCCTGCCTTAAACTCATGAATGGCTCCTCCTGTCTCGACCCAACTCAATCCACGGTTCTTCTGAACTCCTCTCCTTTTCATCAACTCCCTCACTCTCTCCGCGCAATCCCATCTATTTGCAGAGGAGTAGATGTTTGATAGCAAGACATAGTCACCACTACCACATTGTGTCATCCGTTCGATCACAACCTCACCCAAATCGGGCCTTCCATAAGTTCTACAGGCACTTAGCAATGACCTCCAAATAACAATATCAGGTTCTATTGGCATTGCCCTTATCATCCTGTGAGCTTCTTCTAACAGCCCAGAGCGGCCCAGCAGATCGACCATTGCTCCGTAATGCTCGAGCTGCGGCTCAATCGAGTAATCACTCTTCATCAGATTGAAATAATGGCGGCCCATTTCAACCAGACCACAATGGCTACATGCGGTTAAGACCCCAACGAAGGTGACAGAATCAGGTGTGATATTTTCACCATTCATTCGAGAGAATATTGCAATCACGTCTGAACCAAGCCCGTGAATTGCAAGCCCCGTAATCATTGAATTCCAAATGGATACATCGTCCCTTCGTGCGACATCGAATACTTCCATAGCAGTTTTGATTCTCCCACATTTCGAGTACATATCTATCAGTGCCGAACTTAGTATGAAATTAAGCTCAATTTCTTTCTCAATCATTAAACCATGAGCCCACTCACCATGATTAAGAGCCCCGACTCGAGCACACGCAGAAAAAACAGATGAGAACGTGAACCCATCCGGTTCAAAACCCAAATTAAGCATCCGCCGGAACAAGCTTATTGCCTCCTTCGGGCGGGCATTCCTGACACACCCCCCAATTATTGAATTCCACGAGACGACATCTCTATTCGGCATTTTGTTAAAGACACGATTTGCATTTTCGAAATCTCCAATTTTCAAATAACCAGCGATCAGTAAATTAGCAGAAATGACATCGAAACCCCATTccggcatttcatcaaacatccgATGTGCATCCATGAGACGATCATAAGCAAGATAAACAGCTATCAGGGGAGATGACAGAGAAGGATGCAATTCGTACCCAGATTTTATAATCCTTGCATGAGTCTCGATCGCCATTTCGAGGTTCAGCGAGATCTTGCAGGATTCGAGAACAGAAGCAAGCGTTCGGAGATTGGGTTGGAGAAGTCCAGAAAGGAGGATGGTTTTGTAATCGAGAAGGGCCTTTTGAGGGGAACCCTTTTCGGTGGACGCTCGGATGATGGAACTGAATAGAAAAGGTTGGGTTTGGGAAAGGGAAGAGATCTCTCTGAGGCATTTCGTCGAACAGTTCAACGGTTTTGTTGTTGTTTGGTAAATGAAGTAGCGGAATGAACGTGACGAATGTCTAACATACATACGTGAATGGAACTATGAAAGTATTCTTGGGGTGAAGGATAACAGAAATGCGCCTACCTCGCAAGGTAGCATTTGCTGAAAGAGGATATCAGACCTGAGGGCGTGGAGTTGAATATTAAGGGAGACTACAAGCcaccacacgtgccaacatgtgaggtaggtgaaatatccaagccacccATCAGGTGAGACACCGGATCCACCGGGGTGGgtgacccctgactgtggggctcacagtgatgtgtgtgccttcaatccacaccgtccaaccattttcaaagctcattttagtgcatgatcccaatAATGAAGAATGCccaaatcttagttggaccacaccacaggaaacagatgggattgaatccccaccattaaaaacttcagggaggccacacaaatatcaacttgatccaaagcttttatggcccacaaccgctggaagtttttaatggtcagttactattgtttcttatggtgcatgTGAGATTTGAATCATACCctgaaatgagttttcaatatagatggacggcatggatttagtcACATACGTCAAGATTCGCCCCACAGTTAGGGTCCCACGTACCTCGGTGGATCCCTCCAAGCTGTGCTCGTTAGAGTCATTGGGCATTCGCAATTTGAAAGGAATCTCATATCTCGTCTGTTTGGCACTAATTTGAAGGGATTTCAAATTCATAAGATTTCGAATCCATGTGTAACGTGTGTTACTAGGCTGCTAATTTAGTAGACAAGTGGTTCACGAATGATATTACAAAATAATCATATTCTCAACTACGTCAGATTTGgacagtccaaacattgtccatataaattgATGGTTAAAATTTGTTAGTTAATGGCTCTAATGCaatccaaagtatatatttcaatgggcttattaaaattattatatcaatcattatatacatacattaattagggatgttaaagttgatttagtaattatatTCAATCCCTCTAAATGTATTGTTATGGGAGAATTTGAGTCGACTCCCATTGAGATAAGCCTGGCTCGACCAGTTGGGCGACTGCGTCGGGGAGAAGGGATGGCAAAGCGAGTTAAGCCAACCCATGGCTCAGAACAAGCTATACCATGTTGTCCAACTTCTTTTGCAGAGCTTTCACATCAACTTGGAACccagaagaagccattacacacctcGTCTACCGGCTTCAACCAAGTGCTCATCAACAACATGACCAAATGGTCACACGAAGGACTCAGATTATAAGGTCGACTCAGACAAAGATATGTCCTACAATTATGCTCGAGGCTTAACTCCAGTAACGCACGTATAGAGCAATATCCGGAGCACGATCTCAGGGTAACTGCCAACTTTAGCGCATGCGTCGTTCCCACTAAATGGCATAAGTTGTACTGAGAATAATGAGCACGATCACTCTATccaaaaggtataaataggagactCATTTACATAgacaggtacgcaaaatctctcacccagaACCCCcatctacactacttagacccagattcctagcctaactttagcatcggagggtcccctgctctagccagggtctcctttgtcttcctcCTGTGCAGGCATATAGGGCTCAACGTGAGTGCTTAGAGCTCAGAGGAGGTGAGccaaatttctacatcaacatTTTGGCGTCGTCTGAGGGAAGTTGAACAAAAAATCGCTAGTCTACCAGCTAAGAGAGAATGGtaagaggaatgaagaaaatgcaTACGCCAACTGTCCCTATTGATCCCAAGCCATCTAAGGCACGAAACTCAACCTTTGGACTACAGATAGAATCTGCGCCAACAGAGCCTACTCAGCAATCCAGGAACCGGGGAGGCAGATACCAAGCATTACAGTACCAGATGGAAATGTTGGTCAATGAGGTCAGCCAGATGAAGCAGCAAATGAATAGGCAACATCCACCTCTAAACCATGAGGTAAATGCTCCAACGATTGCAGAGTGCCATGCCCCCGCAATGTCTTGAGACGCCTCGCGAGGATCATCTACTCGGGTCCCAATACGGCCGCGAGAGCCATCGAAGCGAGCCCCGACGCATGTCTCGGAGACATCAACACTAGCCCCAACTGACCTTCGCCACAAAATGGAATGGAGAAGACGTGGAAGGACTCCCGAACCTGACCAAGTTTAGGAAGCAGTGGCTGAGAACAAAGACCCCTAGGAGACTCAACTCAAAGAACTACAAGGCCAGATCGACACGATGTGTCGGACATATCAAACTCAAGTTTCAATCGCCATGGGCGCAATGATGGAGGAAACTGAACCCCCGTTCACTAGCGAAATAATGAACGCGGTGATGCCTCCAAAGTTCCAAATGCCTCCCATCATGCCCCACCCAGGCTCCAGGGATCCTATCGAGCACATGGAATCCTACTGTTCATGGATGGAGCTCCGGTAAGCCTCCGGACCAATTACGTGCCGAGCATTCTCAATAACACCTCCTGAAGCCGCGCGAGGCCGGTATCGACAACTGAAGCCAAGGTCTATCGACTCGTTCACCGAGCTAAGTAAGGCGTTCCTCACTCAATTCATCATAGGGAAGCAGCGCAGGAAACCCTCCGCACACCTGATCACCATCAAGCAGAAAGATGGGGAGGCTCTGAAGGACTACATTCTTCGATTCAATGGAGAAGCGAAGCAAGTCAACGATTACTCGGACAAGATGGCTCTGACTGCGATAATCTCTGGACTCAAGGAAGGAAAGTTCCTAATCTCAATAGGGAAAAACCCTCCGACTACGATGGGAGACTTTATAAACCGAGTAGAAAAATATTTGAATGTCGAGGGCTTCTTCAGCTCCCGAAAAGGAACCCATCATGCAAGAGGCTTCTTCGGAGACAAAAAGTGCAAGGACGAGTCTTTCCTGCCAAGCGCGAACAAAAAGAGGTCGGATGAGGATGAATCCCGCAGCCAAAGACCGAGTAGGAAGGCTGAGAGCCGATTCAGCTCGTATACTCCTCTTAGATATTCGAGACAAAAGGCTGTTGCATTGGCCGAGCTGCATGAAGACAGAAGCAAGCTAGTGAGACAAGTGCAGATATTGTTGCTTTCATCATGATCATAGGCATATACACTAGTGATTGTGTCGACTTGAAAGAGGAGATCGAGACCCTCATTCACAAAGGTCACTTGCGTtaatatataaaggaaaagaaacggGCTTGGAAGGACGAGCAGCCGAGCAGAGCAACAAATGATGGTACCGAGATCCGGACGATATATGGAGGTCCATCCGGAGGTGGAGACTCAAACCAAGCCCGAAAAGCTCATGCTTGGAGTACTGACCGCAAACA is drawn from Magnolia sinica isolate HGM2019 chromosome 5, MsV1, whole genome shotgun sequence and contains these coding sequences:
- the LOC131246611 gene encoding pentatricopeptide repeat-containing protein At5g50990, with translation MYVRHSSRSFRYFIYQTTTKPLNCSTKCLREISSLSQTQPFLFSSIIRASTEKGSPQKALLDYKTILLSGLLQPNLRTLASVLESCKISLNLEMAIETHARIIKSGYELHPSLSSPLIAVYLAYDRLMDAHRMFDEMPEWGFDVISANLLIAGYLKIGDFENANRVFNKMPNRDVVSWNSIIGGCVRNARPKEAISLFRRMLNLGFEPDGFTFSSVFSACARVGALNHGEWAHGLMIEKEIELNFILSSALIDMYSKCGRIKTAMEVFDVARRDDVSIWNSMITGLAIHGLGSDVIAIFSRMNGENITPDSVTFVGVLTACSHCGLVEMGRHYFNLMKSDYSIEPQLEHYGAMVDLLGRSGLLEEAHRMIRAMPIEPDIVIWRSLLSACRTYGRPDLGEVVIERMTQCGSGDYVLLSNIYSSANRWDCAERVRELMKRRGVQKNRGLSWVETGGAIHEFKAGDRSHMESDAIYRVLDGLMVRIKAEGFVPLTGLVLMDVSEEEKEGNLNSHSEKLALAFAVLRTGPRSEIRVSKNLRTCCDCHCWMKMVSRMLCRVIIVRDRIRFHRFENGLCSCTDYW